ATATGGGCGACGCAGACCGGAAAAATCCCCGACCCGAAGGCGCCGTTGAAGGCGCGCAACACGATCAGGCTGGTGAGGTTGTAGGAAAAGGCGCTCAGGATGCTGAAAATGGCGGTGCCGAAGGCAGCGATGTTGATGATCCGGGTTTTGCCGTAGCGGTCCGCCAGGGGGCCGACGAAGATGGTAAAAAACCCGAAACAGATCATGTAGGAGGTGACGGAAAAGGCGGTCTCGGAAATGCTCAGATTCAGCTCTTTCGACATATCGAGAATCAGGGGAGCCACCGCGTAGTTATCCCCATTGGCTAAAAAGGCCATGATCCCCAGTACCAGAATAATCCAGGCTTGTTTCTCCTCGTCACGCATGCTGCCCTCCGTTTCTGTTTGCCTATCCCCGCCTCAATAAAAATTGTGCCATGTCATATGGATACAGCGTAGTTTTCATCCGAAAACTTAGTTGGTAAGGGACTGGATCGGTGCCGGAATCCTGCCGCCGCGGGCGATGAAGATCTCGGAACTGAACCTGTGCACCGGCATGACCGGCGCGCTGCCCAGCAGGCCGCCGAATTCGACGGTGTCGCCGACCCGGGTGCCCGGCGCGGCGATGATGCGCACCGCGGTGGTCTTTTTGTTGATCATGCCGATGGCCATTTCATCGGCGATGATGGCCGAAATGGTGGAGGCCGGCGTGTCACCGGGCACCGCGATCATGTCCAGGCCGACGGAGCAGACGCAGGTCATGGCTTCAAGCTTGTCGAGGCTCAGGGAGCCGCGACGCACCGCGCGGATCATGCCTTCGTCCTCGCTGACCGGGATGAAGGCGCCGCTGAGGCCGCCGACAGAGGACGATGCCATGGACCCGCCTTTTTTGACCGCGTCGTTGAGCAGCGCCAGAGCCGCGGTGGTGCCGTGGGTGCCGCAGCTTTCCAGCCCCATGGCTTCGAGGATGGCGGCGACGCTGTCCCCCACCGCCGGCGTCGGTGCCAGGGACAGGTCCAGCACGCCGAACTCGGCGCCGATGCGGCGCGCCACTTCCTTGCCGACCATCTCGCCCATGCGGGTGATCTTGAAGGCGGTTTTCTTGATGCATTCCGCAATGTCGCCCAGCGAAGGGTTCTGCAGGGCCCGCACCGCCGCGTTGACCACTCCCGGCCCGCT
This portion of the Syntrophotalea acetylenica genome encodes:
- a CDS encoding PFL family protein, which encodes MLIHPQEILETINMVTHEHLDIRTVTMGINLRGCCHPDIATFNQQIYDRIMRCAEKLVRTTQDVQNLYGIPIINKRISVTPIAIVAEACQCEDLSSVAQTLDRAAEEIGVDFVGGFSALVQKGMTPGDRRLIESIPQALASTRKVCSSINVASTKAGINMDAVAKMGRIIKQTAELTGDAGGLGCAKLVVFANAPEDNPFMAGAFHGVGEPDCVINVGVSGPGVVNAAVRALQNPSLGDIAECIKKTAFKITRMGEMVGKEVARRIGAEFGVLDLSLAPTPAVGDSVAAILEAMGLESCGTHGTTAALALLNDAVKKGGSMASSSVGGLSGAFIPVSEDEGMIRAVRRGSLSLDKLEAMTCVCSVGLDMIAVPGDTPASTISAIIADEMAIGMINKKTTAVRIIAAPGTRVGDTVEFGGLLGSAPVMPVHRFSSEIFIARGGRIPAPIQSLTN